The proteins below come from a single Chitinophaga pinensis DSM 2588 genomic window:
- a CDS encoding RagB/SusD family nutrient uptake outer membrane protein — protein MLPNHLFSIWEISKRIIVLILLAIGPIGCKKLIEVDPPVNSIIGNEIYNSDATASSVLTGIYTDMSNAGVFCGSNSISLRAGLSADELVATTEPSDILNRIYTNSLTNNGDQLFWTDLYTYVFRVNSAIEGISQSQNITQSTKRQLLGEAKFLRAFFYFYLINFYGDVPLLLSTDIKVNNVASRTSTDEVYKQVIADLIEAKESLSTMYLAANLSTESNERLRPNKFVASALLARVYLYVEKWDLAEQEANFVIDGTSKYTLESLTNVFLKDSREAIWQLQPVNAGMNTFDAAVFVLAAGDGRPEGPDGQAFSRPVYLSNQLCENFELSDRRKLLWIGNANSNGRVYPYAFKYKAWIFGVERTEYLVVFRLAELYLIRSESRLMQGRLTGDNSAETDLNIIRRRSGLENLHSSDKLTMLTYILNEKRSEFFTEWGHRWLDLKRTGKIDQVMILAAPLKGGSWTSYKALYPIPVNDIKRNPSLRGHQNPGYPEI, from the coding sequence ATGTTACCAAATCATCTATTTTCTATATGGGAGATTTCGAAGAGAATAATTGTCCTCATTTTATTGGCGATAGGCCCGATAGGGTGTAAGAAGTTAATTGAGGTCGATCCGCCTGTTAATTCAATTATTGGAAATGAAATATATAACTCTGATGCCACGGCGTCGTCGGTATTAACTGGTATCTATACAGACATGAGTAATGCTGGAGTTTTTTGTGGGTCAAATTCAATATCACTTCGTGCAGGATTATCAGCTGATGAATTAGTAGCTACTACAGAGCCATCAGATATATTGAATAGGATTTATACTAATTCACTAACTAATAATGGGGATCAGCTTTTTTGGACTGATTTGTACACTTATGTTTTTAGAGTAAACTCTGCAATTGAAGGTATATCCCAGTCGCAAAATATAACTCAATCTACTAAACGCCAATTGTTGGGAGAAGCGAAATTTTTGCGTGCGTTCTTTTATTTTTATTTAATTAATTTTTATGGAGATGTTCCTCTTTTACTTAGCACAGATATAAAAGTTAATAATGTTGCATCTCGGACTTCGACTGACGAAGTTTATAAGCAGGTAATTGCTGATCTTATTGAGGCAAAAGAGTCTTTAAGCACCATGTACTTAGCAGCTAATCTTTCTACTGAATCGAATGAACGTTTAAGACCCAATAAATTTGTTGCTAGTGCTTTGCTTGCCAGAGTGTATTTATATGTGGAAAAATGGGATTTGGCTGAGCAGGAAGCAAATTTTGTCATTGATGGCACTTCTAAATACACGCTGGAATCTTTGACAAATGTCTTTCTGAAAGATAGTCGTGAAGCGATTTGGCAGTTACAACCTGTGAATGCAGGTATGAATACATTTGATGCAGCAGTATTTGTATTAGCTGCTGGCGACGGAAGACCTGAAGGTCCTGATGGACAGGCATTTAGTCGTCCTGTATATTTAAGCAATCAGCTATGCGAGAATTTTGAATTAAGTGATAGAAGGAAGCTCTTATGGATTGGTAATGCAAACAGCAATGGCCGCGTTTATCCTTATGCGTTTAAATACAAAGCGTGGATTTTCGGAGTAGAGCGGACTGAGTATTTAGTCGTATTTCGTTTAGCTGAATTATACCTAATACGCTCAGAATCAAGATTGATGCAAGGAAGGTTAACAGGCGACAATTCTGCAGAAACAGATTTAAACATAATTCGGAGGAGAAGCGGTCTTGAAAATTTACATTCTTCAGATAAGTTAACCATGCTTACTTATATTTTAAATGAAAAAAGATCTGAATTTTTTACAGAATGGGGGCATCGTTGGTTAGACTTAAAGCGAACAGGGAAAATCGACCAGGTAATGATTCTGGCAGCACCCCTGAAAGGTGGTAGTTGGACCTCTTATAAAGCTCTCTATCCAATTCCTGTGAATGATATCAAGCGTAATCCTAGTCTAAGAGGACATCAGAATCCAGGGTATCCTGAAATTTAA
- a CDS encoding AraC family transcriptional regulator yields MSKHKQVDAPPVFNNLVENYDHLGLPVELIDPRNDFTIHKLNDIHHELPYKSPVYRANFYSFLFVKNGHGKYTTDELEFCTEPGTIYFTNPGHYKSFEWSSLEEVFLVTMSESFLKENVHANIFEEFPFLLAETVPPRVLKPEVYAEIEPLYQQIYKEYFSSSPYKNKVMGNLFVVILLKIKEYFWEDYNPIYEGNRSSQIVKTFKRTLEKHYRDLSTGKATKVFRSQDYAAEQNLHPSYLNNVIKSKTGKSVTTWITDKTITEAKSMLQNSNTPIKQIADQLGFAESAHFSNYFKKYTDMTPILYRKQLSKG; encoded by the coding sequence ATGAGTAAGCATAAACAAGTAGACGCACCTCCCGTTTTTAATAATCTGGTAGAAAATTATGACCACCTCGGACTGCCGGTCGAATTGATAGATCCCAGGAATGACTTTACCATTCATAAACTGAACGATATTCACCATGAGCTGCCATATAAATCCCCGGTTTACAGGGCGAATTTTTACTCTTTCCTGTTCGTAAAGAACGGACATGGAAAGTATACGACCGATGAACTGGAGTTTTGCACGGAGCCAGGAACTATCTATTTCACTAACCCCGGACACTATAAATCCTTTGAGTGGAGTAGCCTGGAGGAGGTTTTCCTGGTTACCATGAGCGAATCCTTCCTCAAAGAAAACGTCCACGCCAATATCTTCGAGGAATTCCCTTTCCTGCTGGCAGAAACAGTGCCTCCAAGGGTACTGAAGCCCGAAGTATATGCGGAAATTGAGCCTTTATACCAGCAGATCTATAAGGAGTACTTCTCCTCCTCACCCTATAAGAATAAAGTGATGGGGAACCTCTTTGTCGTGATCCTGTTGAAAATAAAAGAGTACTTCTGGGAAGATTATAACCCTATATATGAAGGTAACAGAAGCTCCCAGATCGTAAAAACGTTTAAACGTACCCTGGAAAAACATTACCGTGACCTTAGCACCGGTAAGGCTACCAAAGTCTTCCGGTCGCAGGATTATGCTGCTGAACAAAACCTCCATCCCAGTTATCTTAATAACGTGATTAAATCCAAAACGGGTAAGTCCGTTACCACCTGGATCACTGATAAGACGATTACTGAAGCTAAGTCCATGCTACAGAATTCCAATACACCTATCAAACAGATAGCAGATCAACTGGGCTTCGCAGAATCAGCGCATTTTAGCAACTATTTTAAGAAATATACCGATATGACACCCATATTATATAGAAAACAACTCTCCAAAGGCTGA
- a CDS encoding alpha/beta hydrolase family protein — MRRILPLTTVFVIILLLLEGIEVVAQSKVINESTYQSWPILGSSAINGNGRYVSYFVKNYFSPESNLHISSSDGKKRIQINNCHWAEFISGNRIVFLQNDQNLSFVDLKEFKLIKKISRVGDMKIIGNTLNKFLLYRLQGSDSICLFSLLDGRVTWFGGIDSYDVSKDEKFLLLKTKSQLSREGSEITYFNVNSKNEKKIRIAGNVISMAIQSDDKGMAFVSEEFAGYGRKLWFYNVAQDHLQLLLDSVATKNFFSYECSISGNSITFSDIGDKIFFNIDRKGSSKQERRSGEVIVWSYKDKILESQKIWLGYGLEKESIYCVFNLKTKTFLKLDESADIINVKGMFNRYAVVLPNKATLWFQNIESPDSLFIIDTDSAYGSKEYLPASIYSDPILSPDERFVVWFDKKTLKYYSYDIRNHKIHNIDKSIPTLLYDQDAAKIRRIGTWGIAGWIPEEKSILVYDQFDIWKLSLEDSQSAVNITEGEGRKNRITLTIKGRNYLDTFSRKQNLIIIGYNRENKDGGYWKLQLGKKFRLAPDHLNPFSVSSRTPYGIYYSASGDVISARNADMHIVVRESAAESSNIYITSDFKSYTKLSNVNPEKEYKWMTSELVEWKAFDGRICQGLLYRPSDFDSTKRYPLILNYYEKRSDELHKFIIPDYSKDNLNIPSFVDAGFLIFVPDIYSTPGFNGEGTYNCIESATKFLSTFSYVDSNKIALQGHSYGGWQTNYMVTHSNRYAAACEAAGVADQISGYGQLAYNFGGDRQMFYELNSQGSPYGLGITPWTKPDLYIKNSPIFNVGNIVTPLLMMHNRDDEAVPFSQAVEFFLALRRASKKVWLLQYVGEYSHQVTGPAAKDYHTKMLQFFEHYLKGESCPSWMQ; from the coding sequence ATGAGGCGAATATTACCACTAACAACAGTGTTTGTGATTATATTACTCTTACTGGAAGGTATAGAAGTAGTGGCCCAAAGTAAGGTAATTAATGAAAGTACATATCAATCATGGCCGATATTAGGTAGTTCTGCAATTAATGGGAATGGTAGATATGTAAGTTATTTCGTGAAAAATTATTTTTCACCAGAATCCAATTTGCATATCTCATCTTCTGATGGAAAAAAGCGAATCCAGATTAATAATTGTCATTGGGCAGAATTTATATCAGGAAATAGGATTGTATTTTTGCAAAATGATCAAAATTTATCATTTGTAGATCTTAAAGAGTTTAAGTTAATTAAAAAAATATCTCGAGTTGGAGACATGAAAATTATTGGCAATACACTGAATAAATTTTTATTATATCGATTACAAGGTAGCGATTCTATTTGTTTGTTCAGTTTGCTAGATGGTCGAGTTACATGGTTTGGAGGAATAGATTCTTATGATGTTAGTAAAGATGAGAAGTTCTTACTCTTGAAAACTAAGTCACAATTAAGTCGAGAAGGTAGTGAAATAACTTACTTTAATGTCAATTCAAAAAATGAAAAAAAGATTCGAATAGCAGGTAATGTTATTAGCATGGCCATACAGTCAGATGATAAGGGAATGGCATTTGTGAGTGAAGAATTTGCAGGTTACGGTCGTAAGCTATGGTTTTATAATGTAGCTCAAGATCACTTGCAACTCTTGCTTGACAGTGTAGCTACCAAAAATTTTTTTAGTTATGAATGTTCTATTTCTGGTAATAGTATAACATTTAGTGATATAGGGGATAAGATTTTTTTTAATATTGACAGAAAGGGTTCTTCTAAACAAGAAAGGAGAAGTGGAGAAGTAATAGTATGGTCATATAAAGATAAGATATTGGAGTCTCAAAAGATTTGGCTAGGATATGGATTAGAGAAAGAAAGTATTTATTGTGTATTCAATTTGAAGACTAAAACATTCTTGAAACTTGATGAATCTGCAGATATTATTAATGTAAAAGGCATGTTCAATAGATACGCAGTTGTTTTGCCTAATAAGGCGACCTTATGGTTTCAAAATATAGAATCTCCAGATTCGCTATTTATTATTGATACTGATTCTGCCTATGGTTCTAAGGAATACTTGCCTGCATCTATATACTCTGATCCAATATTGTCCCCAGATGAACGCTTTGTTGTATGGTTTGACAAAAAGACTTTAAAATATTATTCTTACGATATTCGAAATCATAAGATACATAACATAGATAAATCAATTCCTACACTTCTATATGATCAAGATGCTGCTAAAATAAGGAGAATTGGAACTTGGGGAATCGCTGGATGGATACCGGAGGAGAAATCGATCTTGGTATATGATCAATTTGATATCTGGAAATTAAGTTTAGAGGATTCTCAGTCTGCGGTAAATATTACTGAGGGAGAAGGTAGGAAAAATAGAATAACGTTGACTATTAAAGGGAGAAACTATTTAGATACCTTTTCTCGGAAGCAAAACTTGATAATAATTGGGTATAATAGAGAAAATAAAGATGGAGGGTACTGGAAGCTGCAATTAGGAAAGAAATTTCGTTTAGCCCCAGATCATTTAAATCCATTCTCTGTATCATCTAGGACTCCATATGGAATATATTATAGTGCAAGCGGTGATGTGATTTCCGCAAGGAACGCCGATATGCATATTGTAGTTCGTGAGAGTGCTGCCGAGTCATCAAATATTTATATAACAAGCGATTTTAAAAGTTATACTAAACTATCGAATGTTAATCCAGAAAAGGAATATAAGTGGATGACAAGCGAATTAGTTGAATGGAAAGCATTTGATGGAAGAATATGCCAAGGCCTTTTGTATAGGCCCAGTGATTTTGATTCCACCAAAAGGTATCCTTTGATTTTAAATTATTATGAGAAGAGAAGTGACGAGTTGCATAAATTTATTATTCCTGATTACTCCAAGGATAATTTAAATATACCAAGTTTCGTTGATGCAGGATTCTTAATCTTTGTTCCAGATATTTATTCGACGCCAGGTTTTAATGGAGAAGGTACTTATAATTGTATTGAATCTGCAACAAAATTTCTTTCAACATTTTCGTATGTTGATTCTAACAAAATCGCTTTGCAAGGGCATAGCTATGGTGGTTGGCAGACGAATTACATGGTAACTCATTCTAATAGATATGCTGCTGCCTGTGAGGCTGCTGGGGTTGCTGATCAAATAAGTGGTTATGGTCAATTGGCATACAACTTTGGCGGAGATAGACAAATGTTTTATGAGCTCAATAGCCAGGGAAGTCCATATGGATTAGGTATCACTCCCTGGACGAAACCTGATTTATATATTAAGAACTCTCCTATTTTTAACGTTGGTAATATTGTTACGCCACTCCTAATGATGCACAATCGCGATGATGAGGCTGTCCCTTTTAGTCAAGCTGTAGAGTTTTTTTTGGCATTAAGGAGAGCGAGTAAGAAGGTTTGGTTGTTGCAGTATGTCGGAGAATATAGTCATCAAGTAACAGGACCGGCTGCGAAGGATTATCATACGAAAATGCTACAGTTTTTTGAGCACTATTTAAAAGGTGAAAGCTGTCCATCATGGATGCAATGA
- a CDS encoding sugar-binding domain-containing protein, which yields MVVRMNNVKNCRMNKYCYALIFTIFSFSKYAVNAQVAKTVFLPKCGIPTRWASQVDVEHPLPDYPRPQMQRDNWINLNGLWDYAITNERNVLPDIYSGKILVPFPIESSLSGVRKGLTRSQILWYKRNVKISGIKSDERLLLHFGAVDYKATIYVNGKLIGTHEGGYTSFSLDISHVVKRGDNEIVVKVYDPTDDGINPHGKQSLNPGNIYYTASSGIWQTVWLERVPSSYVSDVTIASDIDSGYVKINVATVDCLGKGDSIKISCSDGTSAIGALKGDMKLLIKSPHLWTPDDPFLYDLNISLIRNNKVIDVVNSYFGMRKISVKKDSTGVDRIFLNNKYVYNLGVLDQGFWPDGLYTAPTDDALKFDIAICKKMGFNTIRKHIKIESDRWYYHADKLGVIVWQDFVNPNVKLLPSAKKAFEDQVEETIKQLYNHPCITTWVLFNEKWGQYDQQRLTRWVKEKDPSRLVNGHSGELLYVNNQLRSPAPDAYIDADLTDIHSYPYPRNAPSLDGKARVLGEYGGIGVSVDGHKWNDLETGWGYDGTISPSAMLSQYEDMMDSIIILERDGLSASIYTQPFDVESEQNGLISYDRQVAKVPLEKLQAINNRILNRISSIGATHENIIIDVMDTTVVSYNVRMDEFKNGRNDSVFLRRLTVEANKRSQLDEVQLIANRYLKGLKNPFAEENLRFITKFTKNVNDTGFSILYNNVNRVNAILGPDEAEACITACIENSEIKPYIDEQKHPEWDEIKKRISRFGPLGKETLLQAQVFYSINLKDYNLFSEVASEWYNTYGKNRKWVTDFLINTMSWYLFLDCKDTSALTIAIAWIQKVVERSPSPDNYDTYANLLYKTGEKDKAIEIQEIAVKLHTGDGNISELITHLEKMKKGEPTWDN from the coding sequence ATGGTAGTAAGAATGAATAATGTAAAAAATTGCAGAATGAATAAGTATTGTTATGCCTTAATATTTACGATATTTTCTTTTTCTAAATATGCCGTTAACGCACAAGTTGCTAAGACTGTTTTTCTCCCAAAATGTGGGATTCCAACTCGTTGGGCTTCACAAGTAGATGTTGAACATCCTTTACCCGATTATCCTCGGCCTCAAATGCAAAGGGATAATTGGATCAATTTAAATGGTTTGTGGGACTATGCAATTACAAATGAAAGAAACGTTCTACCAGATATTTATAGTGGGAAAATTTTAGTTCCATTTCCAATTGAATCATCCCTTTCGGGTGTTCGAAAAGGACTAACACGGTCTCAAATATTATGGTATAAACGTAACGTTAAAATATCTGGCATAAAAAGCGACGAGAGATTATTACTCCACTTTGGAGCAGTAGACTACAAAGCTACTATTTATGTTAATGGAAAATTAATTGGAACTCATGAAGGTGGATATACATCGTTTTCTTTGGATATATCCCATGTTGTCAAACGAGGTGATAATGAGATTGTAGTAAAGGTATATGATCCAACAGATGATGGGATAAATCCACATGGAAAGCAATCGTTAAATCCAGGAAATATATATTATACCGCAAGTTCTGGTATTTGGCAAACTGTATGGTTGGAAAGAGTTCCATCTAGTTATGTTTCCGACGTAACTATTGCTTCAGATATTGATAGTGGATATGTAAAAATAAATGTTGCAACTGTTGATTGTTTGGGCAAGGGAGATTCAATAAAGATTAGTTGTTCTGATGGCACTTCCGCGATTGGAGCTTTGAAAGGTGATATGAAATTGTTAATTAAATCGCCTCATTTATGGACCCCTGATGATCCATTTCTTTATGATTTGAATATATCCCTAATACGAAATAACAAAGTTATTGATGTTGTTAACAGTTATTTTGGGATGAGAAAGATTAGTGTAAAAAAAGATTCAACTGGGGTCGATCGTATATTTTTGAATAATAAATATGTGTATAACTTAGGCGTTCTAGATCAAGGTTTCTGGCCGGATGGATTATATACTGCCCCAACTGATGATGCGTTGAAATTTGATATTGCTATCTGTAAGAAAATGGGATTTAATACTATAAGAAAGCATATTAAGATTGAATCTGACAGATGGTACTATCATGCAGATAAGCTCGGTGTGATTGTTTGGCAAGACTTTGTAAACCCTAATGTTAAATTATTACCGAGTGCTAAAAAGGCTTTTGAAGATCAGGTAGAAGAAACAATAAAACAATTATACAATCATCCATGTATTACCACTTGGGTCTTATTTAATGAGAAGTGGGGGCAGTATGATCAACAACGTTTAACTAGATGGGTCAAAGAAAAAGATCCATCTAGATTGGTCAATGGACATTCAGGAGAACTGTTATATGTGAATAATCAACTTAGAAGTCCTGCTCCTGATGCATATATTGATGCTGATTTAACTGATATACATTCATATCCATATCCTAGAAATGCACCCAGCCTAGATGGTAAGGCTCGCGTTTTGGGAGAGTATGGGGGGATAGGCGTTTCTGTGGATGGTCATAAGTGGAATGATCTTGAAACTGGTTGGGGCTACGATGGGACTATTAGTCCTTCTGCTATGCTCAGTCAATATGAAGATATGATGGATTCTATTATCATATTGGAACGTGATGGTTTAAGTGCATCTATATATACTCAGCCATTTGATGTTGAGTCTGAACAGAATGGGCTAATCTCATATGATCGGCAGGTGGCTAAAGTCCCACTAGAGAAGTTACAAGCTATAAATAATAGAATTCTGAATAGGATATCGTCGATAGGAGCGACACACGAAAACATAATCATTGATGTTATGGATACAACAGTGGTAAGTTATAATGTGCGAATGGACGAATTTAAAAATGGCAGAAATGATTCCGTATTTCTACGTCGGCTTACTGTTGAGGCTAATAAGCGTTCGCAGTTAGATGAGGTTCAGCTAATAGCCAATCGCTACTTAAAAGGATTAAAAAATCCCTTTGCAGAAGAGAATTTACGTTTCATTACAAAATTCACCAAAAATGTCAATGACACTGGATTCTCTATTTTATATAATAATGTTAATAGAGTTAATGCTATTCTTGGGCCTGATGAGGCGGAGGCATGTATTACAGCGTGTATTGAAAACAGCGAGATTAAGCCGTATATAGATGAACAGAAGCATCCAGAATGGGATGAAATTAAAAAACGCATTTCTAGATTCGGTCCTTTGGGTAAGGAAACTTTACTTCAAGCACAAGTTTTTTACTCCATTAATTTAAAAGATTATAATTTATTTAGCGAAGTGGCTTCTGAATGGTATAATACATATGGTAAGAATAGAAAGTGGGTTACAGATTTTTTGATTAATACAATGTCCTGGTATTTGTTCTTGGATTGTAAGGATACTAGTGCGTTGACAATTGCAATTGCATGGATACAAAAAGTTGTTGAGAGATCACCGTCGCCTGATAATTATGATACCTATGCTAATCTTCTTTATAAAACTGGAGAAAAAGACAAAGCAATCGAAATCCAAGAAATAGCTGTGAAATTGCACACTGGGGACGGGAATATATCCGAACTAATTACACATTTGGAAAAAATGAAAAAAGGAGAACCGACGTGGGATAATTGA
- a CDS encoding SDR family oxidoreductase, translating into MNTLNEKVILVTGASRGIGATIAAKLASEGAKVIVNYAGNKDAAEQVVNEIKQNGGDAIALQADVSKAGDVKQLFDNAIAHYGRIDVLVNNAGIMINKLLKDTTDEDFDRIFNINVKGTFNTLREAATKLADKGSIINFSTSVNRIMLPTYATYVATKSAVEQLTRVFAKEIGPRGINVNSVSPGPTNTELFTTGKSDELIGRLASMSAFNRIGEPNDIAEVVAFLASDAAKWISAQNIGVNGAMA; encoded by the coding sequence ATGAACACACTAAACGAAAAAGTAATCTTAGTAACAGGCGCTTCAAGAGGTATTGGAGCTACAATCGCAGCCAAACTGGCTTCAGAAGGGGCAAAAGTAATTGTTAACTACGCCGGTAATAAAGATGCAGCAGAACAGGTGGTTAACGAGATTAAACAAAACGGTGGAGACGCTATCGCTTTACAGGCTGACGTTAGTAAAGCCGGCGATGTAAAGCAACTGTTTGATAATGCTATTGCACACTATGGCAGAATTGATGTACTGGTGAACAATGCCGGTATTATGATCAATAAACTGCTGAAAGATACCACTGATGAAGACTTCGACCGTATCTTCAATATTAATGTAAAAGGTACCTTCAATACTTTACGTGAAGCCGCTACCAAACTGGCTGATAAAGGATCCATTATCAACTTCTCTACATCGGTTAACCGTATCATGTTGCCTACATATGCCACTTATGTAGCTACGAAATCAGCAGTAGAGCAACTTACCCGCGTATTTGCAAAAGAAATCGGCCCAAGAGGTATCAACGTGAACTCGGTATCTCCTGGCCCTACTAATACAGAGCTGTTCACTACAGGTAAATCTGATGAACTGATCGGTCGTCTCGCTTCCATGTCTGCGTTCAACCGTATTGGTGAACCAAATGATATTGCTGAGGTAGTCGCCTTCCTCGCCAGCGATGCAGCCAAATGGATTTCTGCACAGAATATCGGTGTAAACGGTGCTATGGCTTAA
- a CDS encoding DUF4261 domain-containing protein, with translation MNFPNTPESPMAVANMPAMLGCRLLFKQQPVINYARILEELQKSYPAVENTGNMLFTFPNLPVEFSDATVHAQCAIMPVNKLGLIPEQVLQQNWHWSAAAEVASGCQYEFLINDLMTRPLPYKARHELFMHFLRAVIIATQPDVVYSLPAEKLLPPNQIFEQQGLLDTLVNVRLFNISNSANKEMLMDTIGLHTFGLPDFEIRFTNENPSTVATLLWNFAYYVFDKGDVIQEGDTVEGITPGSKLTCQHSVSLVAPDREVISIS, from the coding sequence ATGAATTTTCCGAACACACCTGAATCACCTATGGCGGTAGCCAATATGCCTGCTATGCTGGGCTGCCGATTGTTGTTTAAGCAACAACCCGTCATTAATTACGCCCGCATACTGGAAGAGCTGCAAAAATCCTATCCTGCGGTAGAAAACACCGGGAATATGTTATTTACCTTCCCCAATCTGCCGGTTGAGTTCTCCGACGCCACCGTACACGCACAGTGTGCGATCATGCCGGTAAACAAACTGGGACTGATACCGGAGCAGGTTTTACAACAAAACTGGCACTGGTCCGCCGCCGCGGAAGTAGCTTCCGGGTGTCAGTATGAGTTCCTGATCAACGACCTCATGACCAGGCCTTTACCCTATAAAGCCAGACATGAGCTGTTTATGCACTTTTTAAGGGCTGTTATCATCGCCACCCAACCGGACGTGGTTTACTCCCTCCCTGCAGAGAAACTCCTTCCTCCTAACCAGATATTTGAACAACAGGGCTTATTAGACACACTGGTGAATGTCCGCCTGTTCAATATCTCGAATTCTGCCAACAAGGAAATGCTCATGGACACCATCGGACTGCATACTTTCGGTCTGCCGGACTTTGAGATCCGTTTTACCAATGAAAATCCCTCAACAGTGGCAACACTGCTCTGGAATTTCGCTTACTACGTCTTTGACAAAGGGGATGTTATTCAGGAAGGGGATACTGTCGAAGGGATCACGCCAGGCTCAAAGTTGACCTGTCAGCATTCGGTATCCCTGGTAGCCCCGGACAGAGAAGTAATCAGTATATCCTAG